In Halobacteroides halobius DSM 5150, the genomic window AATTAATTGGTGCGGATGAGGAGCATTGGATATTCTCTCTCCCTCTTCATTTATAATATAATCTATTTTAGTAGAAAAAGTATCTGTCTTAGGGCCAAAAATTTCAACTACATCTCCTTGGAAAAACTTAGTTCTAACTTCAATTACTGCTTCTTTACTATCTGGTAAATAGTCTCTAATAATCCCCATAAAATCATAATTGCGGGAATATCCTGAACCATCATAGTTTTGTTCACTACCACCAGGCTCTCCAAAATAAAAACCTGTGGTATATAATCTATGACTAACCTTTTTAAGTTCAGTCCACCACTCTTCTTTAAATTTAAATTGCTTAGGGTCTTTTGCATAAGCATCTAAAGCTCGACGATATACATTGGTTACTGTAGCTACATAATGTAAACTTTTCATCCGACCTTCAATCTTAAAACTATTTAGTCCAGATTTAACAAGTTCAGGAATATTTCTTATCATACATAAATCCTTAGAATTAAAAATATAAGTTCCTTGGTCGTCTTCATAAACCGGATAGTATTCTCCAGGTCGTTTCTCTTCCATTAGAGTATATTTCCAGCGGCATGAATGAGCACATTCTCCCCGGTTAGCATCACGATTAATCATATAGTTACTAAGTAAACATCGCCCAGAATAAGAAATACACATTGCTCCATGAATAAAAGCTTCTAACGAAATATTGACTTGCTCTCTAATCTGACTTATTTCTTCTAATGATAACTCTCGGGCCAAGATAACTCTGCTAGCCCCTTGCTTCTTCCAAAATGAAACTGTACTCCAATTGGTATTATTTGCTTGGGTACTAATATGTATATCTAATTCAGGTGCTATATCCTGCACAATAGAAAAGACTCCTGGGTCTGCTACAATTACTGCATCAATATCTAACTTAGCTAATTCTTTAATATACTCATCCAACCCTACTAAATCTTCATTATGAGGAATTAAATTCACAGTTACATAAACTTTAGCTCCTCGCTGATGAGCATATTTTACTCCTTCTTTAATTTGCTCTAAAGAAAAGTTTTTAGCTTTGGCCCGTAAACCATAGTGTTGTCCACCCAAATAAACAGCATCTGCTCCATACTGAACAGCTACTTTTAATTTCTCTAAACTCCCTGCTGGAGCTAATAATTCAGGCATTTTCATTATTCATTCTCCTCCTTCTTCACACTAATTGCTACACCATCTCCTAAAGGAATTATTGTTGAACTAAGTCGTTTATCATCCATTACTGTAGTTACATATTCTCGTAACCTCTTAGTTAAGGTATTATACCGGGGATGGTAAAATCGATCATCTGCAATCATCCCTTTAAACAAAACATCATCTGCCACAATTAAACCACCATCAGTTAATAACTTCATTCCTTCTTCTAAAAAGTTCATATATTGGCCCTTAGCAGCATCAATAAATATTAAATCAAACTTTCCTTCTAACTTAGGCATAAGCTCTAAAGCATCCCCAACCAATAATTCAATATTATCACAATTAAAAGATTGAAAAAATTTACGTGCTATTTTAGCATCACGTTCTTTTAACTCAATAGTTACTATTTCTCCAGAATAATCTTCAGCTAACCAGAGAGTAGAATATCCAATTGCTGTCCCCAATTCTAAAACTCTTTGTGGTCTATGAATTTTAATTAACAATTGTAATAAATTCCCTACTTCCGGTTCAATAATAGGGATGTTTTTTTCTACAGCTACTTCTTCTACCTCTTTTATTTCATCAGATACAGAAGATTGTTTTTCTCGTAAATAATCAATAATCCAATCTTGAACTATATTACTCATTGAATTCCTCCTTAGTAGTACCTTAATACTTATTTTTAACTATTTAAAAATAAATATTACAACCAAAGCTTAATACATTAGTGCCAGTAATGAGTTAATAAATATCCCTCACTACTGACACACTTAAGTTATATCTAATATTCCCTTATCACTTATCTTTTAATTCCTTTTGGACTCGAAGATGGGCTTTATAAGTCTTAGTAAACTTATGTTTGCCATCTTCAGTGGCTACATAGTACAAATAATCTGTCTTAGCTGGATTTAATGCTGCTTTAATCGCCTTTATTCCGGGATTATTAATTGGCCCAGGTGGCAAACCGTAATTTTTATAAGTGTTATAAGGAGAATCAACTTCCAAATCACTGTAAAACAATTTGCTTTTATGCTTGTCTAATGCATATTGTACAGTAGCATCTAATTGTAATTTCATACCTCTTTTAAGACGATTATAAATTACACTAGAGATTAAATTCATTTCTTCCTCTAATTTAGCTTCAGCTTGAATTAAAGAAGCAATCGTTATAATCTGATACAGATTATAATCACTCTTTTTAACTTCCATTTGTAAAGGATTTATCCTTTCCTTAAATTCTTCTAACATCTTTTTCACAACATCTTTTTCAAAACTATCATAAGAAAGATAATAAGTCGCCGGAAATAAAAATCCTTCTAAATTATAATTTACTTTTGACCTCTCAGGTAACCACTTTAACTTCTTCTTTTTTACTATTTTTAAAAAATCTTTGGAGTTAAAACCATAATTGCTTAATTTAGTAGCAATCTCCTTTACTGTCATTCCCTCTGGAACAGTGAATTCATAAAAAGCTGTCTTTCCTTTAATTAACTTATCAATGATATCTAGCATAGACATTTTAGAAGTTAACCTATAGTGCCCAGCTTTAATTTCTGTTGTTAGCCCTCTAATTCTTAAATACAATTCAAAGAACAAAGGACTTCTAATTATACTTTCCTCGTATAAATCATTTGTTATTTCATTTAAAGAGGTCCCTGATTTAATAGCTATAACTTGTGCACTCATCTTATTCTCATTTCTTGGTTTAAATAATTGATAGCTAAAATAAAATACTCCAATGCCAATTATAATCGTAAGCAGCCAAATGGTAGATTTTTTTAACCATTTATTAATGGCCATACTCTTACAACCCCTTTTAAACGTATTATATTTTAAAGATTACCTTCTCTATTATAATTGATATTATTATATTTAGCAAATGCAAATCAATAAAGAAAGCAGCTTGGAATATATTCCAAGCTGCTTTCTTTATGCTATTTCTTCTAGTTTTGTGCCATCCTTAATATGTATATTAGCCTTATTAATTACTGTAATCACAACTGCCTTAAACTCCCTCACTTCAATAATTATAGCCAGGTTATGCTCTTGATCTATAATAGCCACTTCTTCTCCTGTATTATTATACTCTAACAACTTATGGTCTAAGCTTAAAACAATTGCAGCTACTAATTCCTCATCAACTTCACGTTCTTTCATTCTTTCTAAGGCATGGGTTGTACCTTCAACTCGAAAACACTTCCCATTTAACATAAATTCCGATAATAACATATCAAGCCCCCCTAAATTCTATGTTCTTATTAAAAGTATTGACTAAATACAGATTTTATATACTAAATAGGGGGTAACATTTAAAGATTACTCTTCCAGTTCTTTCTGTAGTTTAACTAATTCTTCTTCATCTACAACTGGACGATAAGCTTTATTTCCTTCCTTATCTTTTACTGTCTTTAAGGCATATCCTTCTCCTACTTCTTCATCTTCATCCATTAAAATCAGATAAGTAGTATTATCTACATCTAAACTAGTTACTACCTCAAATCTTCTTTTTTTACCATTAGCCTCTTCTAAAATAACTATTCCATCTTCTTCATTAATTAATTTAATTATTCCTTCTTCTTTTGCCATTACTATCACCTCTTACTTATTATTAAAATAATTATAGTTTCTATGCACAAATTATAAACTATCTAAATAATTTTGTAAAATTACTACAGCAGCCATTTTGTCAATAACTTTCTTTCTCTTTTTTCGACTTAAATCTGCATCTATTAAAGTCTTTTCTGCTGCTTTAGTAGATAAGCGTTCATCCCAGGTTATAACAGGGAGATCAATGGTTTCTTTTAGTTTATCTACAAATGATAATACTTTTTGAGCTCTGGGCCCTATAGTTCCGTTCATATTTTTAGGAAGGCCTACTACTACTTTCTCCACATTATATTTATCTATTAGTGACGCTATATAATCTAACTTTTCTTGGCTGGATTCTTCTTCAACTATAGTCTTTCCTTGAGCTGTCCATCCTAACGGGTCACTTACTGCAACTCCTGTTCTTTTATCTCCTACATCTAAACCCATAATCCTCATAATCAAACTCACTCCTTAACTGGTTCTTTAATAACCACATTAAATGCAAATCTAAACTGGGGCAGATTAACTTGGTTAGCTGGTTTAATTTGATAAGTTGATAATTCTGGCTTATTATTTAAAATTTCTTTAGCAATTTTAACTCTTTTCCCGATAATTCTTTCTATAATCTCTTTCTTATCTATTTTACCAATAATTTGTCCTCTAGCTTTAATATTAAGCTTAATTTCTTGGGGGCTTATTTGAGTCAATTCTAATCTTTGAATAGTAATTTCAGGAGACTTTAATTTAAAATCATCTCTTAAACTCTCTTTATATGATTTAAAAACTAAAGCAGTTAACCCCTCCTTTTTTACCGCAAAACTTGTAGCTTTAATACTACCTGTGATCGCTAATTGCTTAGCTATATCTCCCACTT contains:
- a CDS encoding peptidase U32 family protein, encoding MKMPELLAPAGSLEKLKVAVQYGADAVYLGGQHYGLRAKAKNFSLEQIKEGVKYAHQRGAKVYVTVNLIPHNEDLVGLDEYIKELAKLDIDAVIVADPGVFSIVQDIAPELDIHISTQANNTNWSTVSFWKKQGASRVILARELSLEEISQIREQVNISLEAFIHGAMCISYSGRCLLSNYMINRDANRGECAHSCRWKYTLMEEKRPGEYYPVYEDDQGTYIFNSKDLCMIRNIPELVKSGLNSFKIEGRMKSLHYVATVTNVYRRALDAYAKDPKQFKFKEEWWTELKKVSHRLYTTGFYFGEPGGSEQNYDGSGYSRNYDFMGIIRDYLPDSKEAVIEVRTKFFQGDVVEIFGPKTDTFSTKIDYIINEEGERISNAPHPHQLITVKVEQPVKEYDLVRRKKGDVQ
- a CDS encoding O-methyltransferase, which codes for MSNIVQDWIIDYLREKQSSVSDEIKEVEEVAVEKNIPIIEPEVGNLLQLLIKIHRPQRVLELGTAIGYSTLWLAEDYSGEIVTIELKERDAKIARKFFQSFNCDNIELLVGDALELMPKLEGKFDLIFIDAAKGQYMNFLEEGMKLLTDGGLIVADDVLFKGMIADDRFYHPRYNTLTKRLREYVTTVMDDKRLSSTIIPLGDGVAISVKKEENE
- the mltG gene encoding endolytic transglycosylase MltG, with translation MAINKWLKKSTIWLLTIIIGIGVFYFSYQLFKPRNENKMSAQVIAIKSGTSLNEITNDLYEESIIRSPLFFELYLRIRGLTTEIKAGHYRLTSKMSMLDIIDKLIKGKTAFYEFTVPEGMTVKEIATKLSNYGFNSKDFLKIVKKKKLKWLPERSKVNYNLEGFLFPATYYLSYDSFEKDVVKKMLEEFKERINPLQMEVKKSDYNLYQIITIASLIQAEAKLEEEMNLISSVIYNRLKRGMKLQLDATVQYALDKHKSKLFYSDLEVDSPYNTYKNYGLPPGPINNPGIKAIKAALNPAKTDYLYYVATEDGKHKFTKTYKAHLRVQKELKDK
- a CDS encoding DUF1292 domain-containing protein, translated to MAKEEGIIKLINEEDGIVILEEANGKKRRFEVVTSLDVDNTTYLILMDEDEEVGEGYALKTVKDKEGNKAYRPVVDEEELVKLQKELEE
- the ruvX gene encoding Holliday junction resolvase RuvX, with the translated sequence MRIMGLDVGDKRTGVAVSDPLGWTAQGKTIVEEESSQEKLDYIASLIDKYNVEKVVVGLPKNMNGTIGPRAQKVLSFVDKLKETIDLPVITWDERLSTKAAEKTLIDADLSRKKRKKVIDKMAAVVILQNYLDSL
- a CDS encoding DUF4258 domain-containing protein → MLLSEFMLNGKCFRVEGTTHALERMKEREVDEELVAAIVLSLDHKLLEYNNTGEEVAIIDQEHNLAIIIEVREFKAVVITVINKANIHIKDGTKLEEIA